The Dehalococcoides mccartyi CG5 genome contains the following window.
TGAAAGCCTGAGCTGGCGGGGATTGTAAGGGGCGATGTCTACATTTAAATTAAGTTCAGCCATACGCCCAAGATTATAAGGCTTGGAGACGGCAGAACACAACATCTCCTTCAAAGCTATGCACTAATATTTTATCTTGCTTATTTGGGTTTTATAGACTACACTGAAACCATGAAGCGAAACACCTCCTGTTTTGGCTTTGTTGTTATTAGGGGATATAAAAAATCCCGCTTGGGTAGTTTGTTTTTTACGCATAGCGGAGAGGCCGGGCAGATTTCAGGCGGGCTTCTTCCCGAATGCTAAGTTAAAAACCGGATTTAAGTTTCTCATTCGGAATTTTCGGCAAACCGGCACATTACCGAAGCATACCCGAAGTTATCATAGCAACCAGGAGGACCCGATGGTGGCAAAGAAAAATAGTGGATTAAGCCCGATATATCGTTCACGCCTGGAGGCTGACCTTAAAAGGCTGACTGACCAGATTGAACAAATGCGTGCTTTACGTGTATCCGAAGACCGGCGTGAAGGAAGCCCTTTTGGCAAACGTGAAGAAGAGGCAACCGAAACAGCCGACCTTGAAAATGGGCTGGCTATGGAAAAGAAACTGCTTGACCAGATTGCCGAAACTGAGTATGCCCTGGATAAATATACCCGGGGTATTTACGGCTTGTGCGAAATGTGCAAAGAGCCGATAGACCCTGCCAGACTTGAGGCTTTGCCACAGGCCAGACTGTGTATGCAGTGCAAGTCCAAATCAGCTAAGTCTTACTAAATCAGGTTTAAAAGGGTTGGGGGTTAATGACCAGGGGATTAGTATTTTTTGTCAGCACCGCTTGCGGCATTTTGGCTGACCAGTTAAGCAAATTTATTATCACCGCTAACCTTGCCACAGGCACATCCATACCGGAAAGCGGTTTTTTTCAGATTGTCCACGTACACAATACCGGTGCGGCTTTCAGTATCTTTCGGGGACATATAGAGTGGCTTATTGCCGCCAGCGTTCTGGGAGTAATACTGGCAATGACCGCCTTTTTTATAA
Protein-coding sequences here:
- a CDS encoding TraR/DksA family transcriptional regulator, with the translated sequence MVAKKNSGLSPIYRSRLEADLKRLTDQIEQMRALRVSEDRREGSPFGKREEEATETADLENGLAMEKKLLDQIAETEYALDKYTRGIYGLCEMCKEPIDPARLEALPQARLCMQCKSKSAKSY
- the lspA gene encoding signal peptidase II, which translates into the protein MTRGLVFFVSTACGILADQLSKFIITANLATGTSIPESGFFQIVHVHNTGAAFSIFRGHIEWLIAASVLGVILAMTAFFIRKKLPFLDTRPGLIALGVILAGTVGNLIDRVRLGYVTDFIRVGDFPTFNIADSCLTVGVIGLLLLYIVSSHVSGDTSENV